One genomic window of Thioclava sp. GXIMD4216 includes the following:
- the aroB gene encoding 3-dehydroquinate synthase yields the protein MVDIVAVELGARAYQVRIGAGLLARAGAEIAPLLRRPRVAVVTDETVGALHLAALRAGLGDMEMVSLTLPAGESTKSWPHFTHTVEWLLEQKVERKDIVIAFGGGVIGDLVGFAASVLRRGVRFVQIPTTLLAQVDSSVGGKTGINAPSGKNLIGAFHQPSLVLADIDLLGTLTPRDFLAGYGEVAKYGLLGSADFFDWLETNGPALAKGDTALRQEAVRRSVQMKADIVARDETEEGDRALLNLGHTFGHALESATGYSSRLLHGEGVSIGCALAFELSQKLGLCAQEAPSRVRAHLRAMGMKTDLADIEGPLPDAEGLIALMAQDKKVLDGKLRFILARGIGEAFVTSDVPRDTLKTVLEEALGRRR from the coding sequence ATGGTTGATATCGTAGCGGTGGAACTGGGCGCGCGCGCCTATCAGGTGCGGATCGGGGCAGGGCTTCTGGCCCGTGCGGGGGCCGAGATCGCGCCGCTCTTGCGCCGTCCCCGCGTGGCGGTCGTCACCGACGAGACCGTGGGCGCACTTCATCTGGCAGCGCTGCGCGCGGGGCTGGGGGATATGGAGATGGTATCCCTGACGCTTCCGGCAGGCGAATCCACCAAAAGCTGGCCGCATTTCACCCATACGGTGGAATGGCTGCTGGAACAGAAGGTCGAACGCAAGGATATCGTCATCGCCTTTGGCGGCGGCGTGATCGGTGACCTCGTGGGCTTTGCGGCTTCGGTCCTGCGGCGCGGTGTGCGCTTCGTGCAGATCCCGACAACGCTTCTGGCACAGGTGGACAGCTCGGTCGGCGGCAAGACGGGGATCAATGCGCCCAGCGGCAAAAATCTGATCGGGGCCTTCCATCAACCGTCCCTGGTGCTGGCCGATATCGACCTATTGGGCACGCTCACCCCGCGCGATTTCCTTGCAGGCTATGGCGAGGTGGCGAAATACGGTCTGCTTGGCTCGGCAGATTTCTTCGACTGGCTGGAAACCAATGGCCCCGCATTGGCCAAAGGCGATACGGCGCTGCGTCAGGAGGCCGTGCGTCGCTCGGTGCAGATGAAGGCCGATATCGTGGCGCGCGACGAAACCGAAGAAGGCGACCGCGCCCTTCTGAATCTCGGCCATACCTTCGGCCATGCGCTGGAATCAGCCACCGGCTATTCCAGCCGCCTGCTTCACGGCGAGGGCGTCTCTATCGGCTGCGCCCTGGCCTTTGAACTCAGTCAGAAACTGGGCCTTTGCGCACAGGAGGCCCCCTCGCGCGTCCGCGCCCATCTGCGCGCGATGGGCATGAAAACCGACCTTGCCGATATCGAGGGTCCGCTGCCCGACGCCGAAGGCCTCATCGCGCTGATGGCGCAGGACAAGAAGGTTCTCGATGGCAAGCTCCGCTTCATTCTGGCGCGCGGCATAGGCGAGGCCTTTGTCACCTCCGACGTCCCGCGCGACACCCTGAAGACGGTGCTGGAAGAAGCCCTCGGCCGTCGGCGGTAA
- the guaA gene encoding glutamine-hydrolyzing GMP synthase, with amino-acid sequence MAQHQTLLIIDFGSQVTQLIARRLRELNVYCEIRPYQSVTEEVIREIAPLAVILSGGPDSVTREGSPRAPQVLFEMGLPIFGICYGQQVMMEQLGGKVEAGHHAEYGRAYVTPAEGHKLDGIFAGLFLNDGREQVWMSHGDRVTQLAPGFEVIGTSPNAPYAITADESRQFYAVQFHPEVHHTPNGKALIENFLRKAGFTGDWTMAAYREEAIKTIREQVGDKQVICGLSGGVDSSVTAILLHEAIGEQLTCVFVDHGLLRQDEAEQVVAMFRDNYNIKLIAADESDLFIGALEGVSDPEVKRKTIGKLFIDVFQKYANEIEGAEFLAQGTLYPDVIESVSFSGGPSVTIKSHHNVGGLPEKMGLKLVEPLRELFKDEVRELGRELGLPDSFIGRHPFPGPGLAIRCPGEITREKLEILRKADAVYIDQIRKHGLYDEIWQAFVAILPVRTVGVMGDGRTYDYACALRAVTSVDGMTADYYPFTHDFLGETATRIINEVKGINRVTYDITSKPPGTIEWE; translated from the coding sequence ATGGCACAGCATCAGACCCTCCTTATCATCGACTTCGGTTCCCAGGTGACGCAGCTGATCGCGCGCCGCCTGCGCGAGCTGAATGTCTATTGCGAAATCCGCCCCTATCAATCGGTCACCGAAGAGGTGATCCGCGAGATCGCGCCTCTGGCCGTGATCCTCTCGGGCGGTCCTGACAGCGTGACGCGCGAAGGCTCTCCCCGCGCGCCGCAGGTCCTGTTCGAGATGGGCCTTCCGATCTTTGGCATCTGCTACGGTCAGCAAGTCATGATGGAACAGCTCGGCGGCAAAGTCGAAGCAGGCCATCATGCCGAATATGGCCGCGCCTATGTGACGCCTGCCGAAGGCCACAAGCTCGACGGTATCTTTGCCGGTCTCTTCCTCAATGATGGCCGCGAGCAGGTCTGGATGAGCCACGGTGACCGCGTGACCCAGCTTGCTCCGGGCTTCGAGGTCATCGGCACCTCGCCGAATGCGCCCTATGCAATCACCGCAGACGAAAGCCGCCAGTTCTACGCGGTCCAGTTCCACCCCGAGGTGCATCATACGCCCAACGGCAAGGCGCTGATCGAGAACTTCCTGCGCAAAGCAGGCTTTACCGGCGACTGGACCATGGCCGCCTACCGCGAGGAAGCCATCAAGACCATCCGCGAACAGGTTGGCGACAAGCAGGTCATCTGCGGCCTCTCCGGCGGCGTTGACAGCTCGGTCACCGCGATCCTGCTGCATGAGGCCATCGGCGAGCAGTTGACCTGCGTCTTCGTCGACCACGGGCTTCTGCGTCAAGACGAGGCCGAGCAGGTCGTCGCCATGTTCCGCGATAACTATAATATCAAGTTGATCGCCGCAGATGAATCCGATCTGTTCATCGGCGCACTGGAAGGGGTCTCGGACCCCGAGGTCAAGCGCAAGACCATCGGCAAGCTCTTCATCGACGTGTTCCAGAAATACGCCAATGAGATTGAGGGCGCCGAATTCCTGGCGCAAGGCACGCTCTATCCCGATGTGATCGAATCCGTGTCCTTCTCGGGCGGTCCTTCGGTCACCATCAAGTCGCACCACAATGTTGGCGGCCTGCCCGAAAAGATGGGTCTGAAGCTGGTCGAACCGCTTCGGGAGCTCTTCAAGGACGAGGTTCGTGAGCTTGGCCGTGAACTCGGTCTGCCCGATAGCTTCATCGGCCGTCACCCGTTCCCCGGACCGGGTCTGGCGATCCGCTGCCCCGGCGAGATCACCCGCGAAAAGCTGGAGATCCTGCGCAAAGCGGATGCGGTCTATATCGACCAGATCCGCAAGCATGGCCTGTATGACGAAATCTGGCAGGCCTTCGTGGCGATCCTTCCGGTACGGACCGTGGGCGTTATGGGCGACGGTCGCACCTATGACTACGCCTGTGCGCTGCGCGCGGTGACCTCGGTCGATGGGATGACGGCGGATTACTACCCCTTCACCCACGACTTCCTTGGCGAGACAGCCACGCGGATCATCAATGAAGTCAAGGGTATCAACCGCGTGACCTATGACATCACCTCGAAGCCCCCGGGCACGATCGAGTGGGAATGA
- a CDS encoding antibiotic biosynthesis monooxygenase: MPVHVSGHLICKNREEAELIRLYLPQHRALTLAEPGCLLFEVEETEDPLVWRVTESFIDRRALEAHQSRLAHSIWGERTRAIKRDYDITRS, encoded by the coding sequence ATGCCGGTCCATGTCTCTGGCCATCTGATTTGTAAAAACCGCGAGGAGGCCGAGCTTATCCGCCTCTATCTGCCGCAACACCGTGCGCTGACACTGGCCGAGCCGGGATGCCTGCTATTCGAGGTGGAGGAAACCGAAGATCCGCTGGTCTGGCGCGTGACCGAAAGCTTTATCGACAGGCGGGCGCTTGAGGCGCATCAATCGCGGCTTGCCCATTCGATCTGGGGCGAAAGGACCCGTGCGATCAAGCGCGACTATGACATCACGCGGAGTTAG
- a CDS encoding branched-chain amino acid ABC transporter permease: protein MSSRQADAAAGGKLRTPILFLALLALFAIEAATSGWNAALVILNMGVISAIMALGLNLQWGYAGLFNAGTMGFIALGGVAPVLISMPATQGAMSAGGWRILLALAIAIAVLAIAVQLWKRLRKGLRGLATCLVLVIGFFLFRGVFDPGVSAVEAINPSAQGYLGGLGLPVLLAWPVGALFAALAAWAIGKAALGLRSDYLAIATLGIAEIIVAVLKNENWLDRGVMNVNGIPRPFFIPREIDLQASGEFVAHAAQFGMDPVLASTVFVKLLYLVLFSVVLVVFVIAAQLALHSPWGRMMRAIRENEVAAAAMGKNVTKRHLQIFIIGSAICGFAGAMMVTLDGQLTPATYNPLRFTFLIMVMVILGGSGNNWGAVLGGILVWFLWIKAEAWGPDLLQLLTAGMAPGALKDHLLESAAQMRYLAMGLVLLLVLRFAPRGLLPER from the coding sequence ATGAGTTCTCGTCAAGCGGATGCCGCAGCGGGCGGCAAACTGCGCACCCCCATTCTGTTTCTTGCCTTGCTGGCGCTGTTCGCAATCGAGGCGGCGACATCAGGCTGGAATGCGGCTTTGGTGATTTTGAACATGGGCGTCATCAGCGCGATCATGGCGCTGGGGCTCAATCTGCAATGGGGCTATGCGGGCCTGTTCAACGCGGGCACTATGGGCTTTATCGCCTTGGGTGGCGTTGCGCCTGTGCTGATCTCTATGCCTGCCACCCAAGGCGCGATGAGCGCGGGTGGTTGGCGCATCCTGCTGGCGCTGGCCATCGCCATTGCGGTGCTGGCGATTGCGGTGCAACTGTGGAAGCGGCTGCGTAAAGGGCTGCGCGGGCTGGCCACCTGCCTCGTGCTGGTGATCGGTTTCTTCCTGTTCCGCGGCGTCTTCGATCCCGGCGTCAGCGCGGTGGAGGCGATCAACCCCTCCGCACAGGGCTATCTGGGCGGGCTCGGATTGCCGGTGCTGTTGGCATGGCCGGTCGGGGCGCTGTTTGCCGCGCTGGCTGCATGGGCTATCGGCAAGGCCGCTTTGGGCCTGCGCTCGGACTATCTGGCGATTGCCACGCTTGGCATCGCGGAAATCATCGTGGCCGTGCTGAAAAACGAGAACTGGCTGGATCGGGGGGTGATGAATGTCAACGGCATCCCGCGCCCCTTCTTCATCCCGCGCGAGATAGACCTGCAGGCCTCGGGCGAGTTCGTCGCCCATGCCGCGCAATTCGGCATGGATCCGGTGCTGGCCTCGACCGTATTCGTCAAACTCCTGTATCTTGTGCTTTTCTCGGTGGTGCTGGTGGTTTTCGTGATTGCTGCGCAACTGGCCCTGCATTCGCCCTGGGGCCGCATGATGCGCGCCATCCGCGAAAACGAGGTGGCAGCCGCGGCTATGGGCAAGAACGTGACGAAGCGCCATTTGCAGATCTTCATCATCGGTTCCGCCATCTGCGGTTTCGCAGGGGCCATGATGGTGACGCTGGACGGCCAGTTGACCCCTGCAACCTATAACCCGCTGCGCTTTACCTTCCTGATCATGGTGATGGTGATCCTTGGCGGGTCGGGCAATAACTGGGGCGCGGTTCTGGGCGGTATTCTGGTATGGTTCCTGTGGATCAAGGCCGAGGCTTGGGGGCCGGATCTGCTGCAGCTTCTGACCGCAGGCATGGCACCGGGCGCGCTCAAGGACCATCTTCTGGAATCTGCGGCCCAGATGCGCTATCTGGCGATGGGGCTGGTCCTGCTGCTGGTGCTGCGCTTTGCGCCACGCGGGCTTCTGCCCGAGCGCTGA
- a CDS encoding branched-chain amino acid ABC transporter permease, whose product MEALNALVAFANYVFIPALSYGSQLALGALGVTLVYSILRFSNFAHGDMMAFGTGVTILVTWLLQDAGLGLGPLPTALLALPIGIVVTAALALVTDRLVYAHYRKIRATPVVLVMVSVGVMFVMNALTRIMISVLSVPVLGAKEAVSGVDEIRFADGERFLVSARAFKNWSGLSEPLAIRASSAITFVTAILVMIALFWFLNRTRAGKSMRAFSDNEDLALLSGIDPKRVVMITWIITAALATIAGTLYGLDKSFKAFNYFQLLLPIFAATILGGIGNPVGAIVGGYIIAFSEVGVTYAWKKIATYLIPGWEPSGLVQLLSTDYKFAVSFTILIAVLIFRPTGLFKGKSI is encoded by the coding sequence ATGGAAGCCCTCAACGCATTGGTGGCCTTCGCCAATTACGTCTTCATCCCCGCGCTGTCCTATGGCTCGCAACTGGCCCTTGGCGCGCTTGGAGTGACCCTTGTCTACTCGATCCTGCGCTTCTCGAATTTCGCGCATGGCGATATGATGGCCTTCGGCACGGGCGTGACAATTCTTGTGACATGGCTTTTGCAGGATGCCGGTCTGGGCCTTGGTCCCTTGCCCACGGCGCTTCTGGCGCTGCCGATCGGCATCGTCGTCACCGCCGCGCTGGCCTTGGTGACAGACCGCCTTGTCTATGCCCATTACCGCAAGATCCGTGCGACACCGGTGGTGCTGGTCATGGTCTCGGTCGGGGTGATGTTCGTGATGAACGCGCTGACGCGCATCATGATCTCCGTGCTCTCCGTGCCTGTTCTGGGCGCGAAGGAGGCGGTCTCGGGCGTCGACGAAATCCGCTTTGCCGATGGCGAACGCTTTCTGGTCTCGGCGCGCGCATTCAAGAACTGGAGCGGCCTGTCGGAGCCGCTGGCCATCCGCGCCAGCTCGGCCATCACCTTCGTCACCGCAATCCTCGTGATGATCGCGCTATTCTGGTTTCTGAACCGGACGCGGGCGGGCAAATCGATGCGCGCTTTCTCGGATAACGAGGATCTGGCGCTTTTGTCGGGGATCGACCCCAAACGTGTGGTGATGATCACATGGATCATCACCGCCGCCCTCGCCACCATCGCAGGCACGCTTTACGGGCTTGATAAATCCTTCAAGGCTTTCAACTACTTCCAGCTGCTTCTACCGATTTTCGCCGCCACCATTCTGGGCGGGATCGGCAATCCGGTCGGGGCCATTGTCGGCGGCTATATCATCGCCTTCTCGGAGGTGGGTGTGACCTATGCGTGGAAGAAAATCGCGACCTATCTGATCCCCGGTTGGGAGCCCTCGGGCCTCGTGCAACTGCTCTCCACCGATTATAAATTCGCGGTCAGCTTCACCATCCTGATTGCCGTGCTGATCTTCCGTCCCACCGGTCTTTTCAAGGGGAAATCGATATGA
- a CDS encoding ABC transporter ATP-binding protein, translating to MSFLSASQMTGGYGKADILHGCTLTVEKGQIAVIVGPNGAGKSTAMKAVFGMLPLRSGSVTLDGDDITSLTPQDRVGRGMGFVPQVNNVFPTMSVEENLEMGAFTRRDDFRDTIEQVYELFPILREKRRQNAGELSGGQRQQVAVGRALMTKPKLLMLDEPTAGVSPIVMDELFDRIIDVARTGISILMVEQNARQALEIADVGYVLVQGANAYTDTGPALLADPEVRRTFLGG from the coding sequence ATGAGCTTTCTCTCAGCATCCCAGATGACTGGCGGCTATGGCAAGGCGGATATCCTGCATGGCTGCACATTAACGGTCGAGAAAGGCCAGATTGCGGTGATCGTCGGCCCGAACGGGGCCGGAAAATCCACCGCGATGAAGGCCGTGTTCGGCATGTTGCCGCTGCGCAGCGGCTCGGTCACGCTGGATGGCGACGACATCACCTCCCTCACGCCGCAGGACCGTGTTGGCCGCGGAATGGGGTTTGTGCCGCAGGTCAACAATGTCTTCCCGACGATGAGCGTCGAGGAAAATCTTGAGATGGGCGCATTCACCCGCCGCGACGATTTCCGCGATACTATCGAGCAGGTCTACGAGCTTTTCCCGATCCTGCGCGAAAAACGTCGGCAGAATGCGGGCGAGTTGTCGGGCGGGCAGCGTCAGCAGGTGGCCGTGGGCCGTGCGCTGATGACGAAACCCAAGCTGCTGATGCTGGACGAGCCCACCGCAGGGGTCAGCCCGATTGTGATGGACGAGCTTTTCGACCGCATCATCGACGTGGCACGGACAGGGATCTCGATCCTGATGGTGGAGCAGAACGCGCGCCAAGCCCTTGAAATCGCGGATGTCGGCTATGTTCTGGTGCAGGGCGCAAATGCCTATACCGATACCGGCCCCGCGCTTCTGGCTGATCCGGAAGTGCGCCGCACCTTTCTTGGGGGATAA
- a CDS encoding ABC transporter ATP-binding protein, giving the protein MIRVENLKKQFGGFHAVDGVTLDIAKGSITGLIGPNGAGKSTLFNVIAGVHKPTSGQVFLDGEDITGLSPDSLFHKGLLRTFQIAHEFPSLTVRENLMMVPAGQSGETLWSALFQRKKIREEEAQLLKKADEVLDFLTISHLKDEKAGNLSGGQKKLLELGRTMMVDAKIVFLDEVGAGVNRTLLNTIGDAIVRLNKERGYTFCVIEHDMDFIGRLCDPVIVMAEGKMLATGAPDTIMQNEAVIEAYLGTGLKNKAVVATEAE; this is encoded by the coding sequence ATGATAAGGGTTGAAAACCTAAAGAAACAATTCGGCGGCTTCCATGCTGTCGACGGGGTCACATTGGACATCGCCAAAGGCTCGATCACCGGCTTGATCGGCCCGAATGGCGCGGGAAAATCCACCCTGTTCAACGTCATCGCAGGCGTCCATAAACCGACCTCCGGTCAGGTCTTTCTGGATGGCGAGGACATCACCGGCCTTTCACCGGATTCCTTGTTTCACAAGGGCTTACTGCGCACTTTTCAGATTGCGCATGAATTCCCTTCGCTCACGGTGCGCGAAAACCTGATGATGGTGCCCGCAGGCCAGAGCGGCGAAACGCTCTGGTCGGCCTTGTTCCAGCGCAAGAAAATCCGCGAGGAAGAAGCACAGCTTCTGAAGAAAGCCGATGAGGTGCTTGATTTCCTTACGATTTCCCATCTGAAGGATGAAAAGGCCGGCAACCTGTCGGGCGGTCAGAAAAAGCTGCTGGAATTGGGACGCACGATGATGGTCGATGCGAAGATCGTCTTCCTTGACGAGGTCGGCGCCGGTGTCAACCGCACTCTGCTGAACACGATCGGCGATGCCATCGTACGGCTCAACAAAGAGCGCGGCTATACATTCTGCGTGATCGAACATGACATGGATTTCATCGGGCGGCTCTGCGATCCGGTCATCGTGATGGCCGAGGGCAAGATGCTGGCCACGGGGGCTCCCGATACGATCATGCAAAACGAAGCGGTCATCGAAGCCTATCTGGGCACCGGACTGAAGAACAAGGCCGTTGTGGCCACGGAGGCAGAATGA
- a CDS encoding ABC transporter substrate-binding protein, with translation MRNLLLVTTALAMTGTAALADDVKIGVLLGFTGPLESLAPGMAEGAELAMKEVSDSGKFMDGSTVTPVRGDSTCIDAGAATSTAERLITSDGVKGIFGAMCSGATSAVLQNVAMANGMVMISPSATSPALSDMEDDGLFFRTAPSDARQGDVMADIILEHGIKSVALTYTNNDYGKGLADSFQSAYEAKGGTVTISASHEDGKGDYSAEVGALASAGGDALVVAGYVDQGGSGILRGALDTGAFDTFVLPDGMIASALENNFGDELDGSFGQIPSSEGEGKDKFLALAQAAGFDGNQVYSGESYDAAALIMLAMAEAKSTDPKVYKTHIMDIANGPGEKILPGQLGHALDLIAEGKKIDYDGASSVNLIKGGESAGTFREVEIKDGKIETVKYR, from the coding sequence ATGCGCAACCTTTTGCTGGTAACCACCGCTCTTGCCATGACCGGCACGGCGGCTCTTGCCGATGACGTGAAAATCGGCGTTCTGCTCGGGTTTACCGGCCCTCTTGAATCGCTGGCCCCCGGCATGGCCGAAGGTGCGGAACTGGCGATGAAAGAAGTCAGCGATAGCGGCAAGTTCATGGATGGCTCGACCGTGACGCCGGTTCGCGGAGATTCCACCTGCATCGATGCAGGTGCGGCAACCTCCACCGCAGAGCGCCTGATCACCAGCGATGGCGTGAAAGGCATCTTTGGTGCGATGTGCTCGGGCGCCACCAGCGCCGTTCTGCAAAACGTCGCTATGGCCAATGGTATGGTCATGATCTCGCCTTCCGCCACCTCTCCGGCCCTGTCGGATATGGAAGATGACGGGCTCTTCTTCCGCACCGCGCCCTCCGATGCGCGTCAGGGCGATGTCATGGCCGATATCATTCTGGAACATGGCATCAAATCGGTTGCCCTGACCTATACCAATAACGACTATGGCAAGGGGCTCGCGGATAGTTTCCAAAGCGCCTACGAGGCCAAGGGGGGCACAGTCACGATTTCGGCGTCGCATGAGGATGGCAAGGGCGATTACTCGGCCGAAGTCGGCGCGCTGGCCTCGGCGGGCGGCGATGCGCTGGTGGTTGCGGGCTATGTCGACCAGGGCGGTTCGGGCATTCTGCGCGGGGCGCTTGATACCGGTGCGTTCGACACCTTCGTTCTGCCCGATGGCATGATCGCCTCGGCGCTTGAAAACAACTTTGGCGACGAGCTCGACGGCTCTTTCGGCCAGATCCCCTCTTCGGAAGGCGAAGGCAAGGACAAATTCCTTGCGCTGGCGCAAGCGGCAGGCTTCGACGGCAATCAGGTCTATTCCGGCGAATCCTACGATGCAGCGGCCCTGATCATGCTGGCGATGGCCGAGGCGAAATCCACCGATCCGAAGGTCTACAAAACCCATATCATGGATATTGCAAACGGTCCGGGCGAAAAGATCCTGCCCGGTCAACTGGGCCATGCGCTTGACCTAATCGCTGAAGGCAAAAAGATCGATTATGACGGCGCCTCTTCGGTCAATCTGATCAAGGGTGGCGAGTCCGCGGGCACTTTCCGCGAAGTCGAAATCAAGGATGGCAAGATCGAAACGGTTAAATACCGCTAA
- a CDS encoding 3-deoxy-7-phosphoheptulonate synthase class II, whose product MAQSWKKSDWRAKPRVQMPDYPDAAALNAVEQSLSRMPPLVFAGEARSLRDELARACRGEAFLLQGGDCAESFAEFGADNIRDTFKVMLQMAIVLTWGAKVPVVKVGRMAGQFAKPRSSATEVVGGVELPSYRGDIINGFDFTEAARVPDPNRMLQAYTQAAASLNLLRAFSTGGYADIHRVHGWITSFTDEEKAAKYRVLADRITEAMDFMAAAGVTSETAPELKTVDFFTSHEALLLEYEEALCRTDTTTGLPVAGSGHMIWIGDRTRQPDGAHVEFCRGVQNPIGLKCGPSTTAEDLKVLMSKLNPKNEAGRLTLIARFGAGKVGEHLPRLIKAVQEEGANVVWSCDPMHGNTIKSASGYKTRPFEAVLQEVREFFAVHNAEGTIPGGVHFEMTGKDVTECTGGLRAVSDEDLSSRYHTACDPRLNANQALELAFLVAEELQNRRSQQRAVSNL is encoded by the coding sequence ATGGCTCAGAGTTGGAAAAAGTCGGACTGGCGCGCGAAACCGCGGGTACAGATGCCCGACTATCCCGACGCGGCGGCGCTCAATGCCGTTGAACAGTCGCTCTCGCGAATGCCTCCTCTGGTTTTTGCGGGCGAGGCCCGTAGTTTGCGTGACGAGTTGGCGCGGGCTTGCCGCGGCGAGGCGTTCTTGCTTCAGGGGGGGGATTGCGCCGAAAGCTTTGCAGAATTCGGCGCGGATAATATCCGTGATACATTCAAGGTAATGCTGCAAATGGCCATTGTCCTGACCTGGGGGGCGAAAGTGCCCGTGGTCAAGGTTGGCCGGATGGCAGGCCAGTTCGCCAAGCCGCGTTCGTCGGCGACCGAGGTGGTGGGTGGCGTCGAACTGCCCAGCTATCGTGGCGATATCATCAACGGGTTCGATTTCACCGAAGCCGCGCGCGTACCGGACCCGAACCGGATGCTGCAGGCCTATACGCAGGCTGCGGCCTCGCTAAACCTTCTGCGCGCGTTCTCGACCGGCGGTTACGCCGATATCCATCGCGTACACGGTTGGATCACCAGCTTCACCGACGAGGAAAAAGCCGCGAAATACCGTGTGTTGGCAGATCGCATCACCGAAGCGATGGATTTCATGGCCGCCGCTGGCGTGACATCGGAAACGGCGCCCGAGCTGAAAACGGTCGATTTCTTCACCTCGCATGAAGCGCTGCTTCTGGAATATGAAGAAGCGCTGTGCCGGACCGATACCACGACGGGTCTGCCGGTTGCGGGATCGGGGCATATGATCTGGATCGGCGATCGCACCCGTCAGCCCGATGGCGCGCATGTCGAGTTCTGTCGCGGGGTGCAAAACCCGATCGGCCTCAAATGCGGCCCGTCGACCACGGCGGAAGACCTCAAGGTTCTGATGTCCAAGCTGAACCCGAAAAACGAGGCCGGTCGTCTGACCCTGATCGCGCGCTTCGGCGCGGGCAAGGTGGGCGAGCATCTGCCGCGTCTGATCAAGGCCGTGCAGGAAGAGGGAGCCAATGTTGTGTGGTCCTGTGACCCGATGCATGGCAACACCATCAAATCGGCCAGCGGTTACAAAACCCGTCCGTTTGAAGCGGTGCTGCAAGAGGTGCGGGAATTCTTCGCCGTGCATAATGCCGAAGGCACGATCCCCGGGGGGGTGCATTTCGAGATGACCGGTAAGGATGTGACCGAATGCACCGGTGGTCTGCGCGCCGTGTCCGACGAAGATCTGTCGTCACGCTACCATACCGCCTGCGACCCGCGTCTGAACGCCAATCAGGCGCTGGAACTGGCCTTCCTTGTGGCAGAAGAGTTGCAAAACCGCCGCTCGCAGCAACGCGCTGTCAGTAATCTGTAA
- a CDS encoding PAS domain-containing protein produces the protein MDLNAGKARQVTSELRAYWEALRMGRTVPARSDIDPRGIERALEYAFIIERVAPGMGRFRLAGMHLNDLMGMEVRGMPMTAMFEPAGRKKVAEATEACFTGPAIAELDLIADDGIGRPALKAKLLILPLKSDLGDINRALGCLVAEGESIGRTPRRFTVTDARITQVQQGKPTPAELPQPVRPELAGFAEDAPVFGHAPRKPRPAAPEMPAAPQMTTPEERRAMFRVVSNND, from the coding sequence ATGGACCTTAACGCTGGCAAAGCCCGTCAGGTGACCTCTGAACTCCGCGCCTATTGGGAAGCGCTTCGCATGGGCCGCACGGTTCCGGCGCGCTCGGATATCGACCCCCGTGGTATCGAACGTGCTCTGGAATATGCGTTCATCATCGAACGTGTCGCACCGGGCATGGGCCGTTTCCGTCTGGCCGGTATGCATCTCAATGACCTGATGGGAATGGAAGTGCGCGGCATGCCGATGACCGCCATGTTCGAACCCGCTGGCCGTAAAAAAGTGGCCGAAGCCACCGAAGCCTGCTTTACCGGCCCCGCGATTGCCGAGCTGGATCTGATTGCCGATGACGGGATCGGGCGCCCCGCCCTGAAAGCCAAGCTTCTAATTTTGCCGCTGAAATCCGATCTGGGCGATATCAACCGCGCGCTTGGTTGCCTTGTGGCCGAGGGCGAGTCGATCGGGCGCACGCCGCGCCGCTTTACCGTGACCGATGCGCGCATCACGCAGGTCCAGCAAGGCAAGCCGACCCCTGCCGAGCTGCCCCAGCCCGTCCGCCCCGAGCTGGCCGGTTTTGCCGAGGACGCACCGGTCTTCGGCCATGCGCCGCGCAAACCGCGCCCCGCCGCACCCGAAATGCCTGCGGCCCCGCAGATGACCACCCCCGAGGAACGTCGCGCCATGTTCCGCGTGGTCAGCAATAACGACTAA